The DNA segment TAGATGAAAACAATATAAAATTTACCACCACATTTGGAAACAGTATCAAATATGTAACTTCGGCAAATTTTAAGAGTGCCCAAATTGAGTGTAATTTTGGTAATATGAAAGTATATTTTGACAATGCTGTCATCCTGGAGCAAAAAGCAGTGATCCATCTTGATATCTCTTTCAGCGGAATAGAACTTTTTATCCCGAAAGGATGGACTGTTATTGATCATACAGAGAGACCTTTCAGCGGCAGTAGGCAGATAAACGAGAGCCAGCCCGATGGAAGCGCCACAGTTCTGCTGACCGGTGATATCAGCTTTTCTGAAATCACCCTCAACTATACCTGATGTAAAAACAAAAGTTTATGCTTTTTCATGCATGCATGGAAAAGCATAAACTTTATAACCAGAACACTCTACATTTCATCAAAGTACATGTTCAGTTTTTCTTTCATCTCTTCCGGAACTTTTCTGGCAAATGGGAAGATCTCGATATTTGCAAGGTTCTTTGCTATACATAGCAGAACATTGGCACTTCTTCGAAGCGACCACGGAGAAATAAGATCTATGGTATCAAAGCGTGTATGCATGCCGAAACCATCACGATTCAACGTCATGGCCGGAATCCCTTTCCATGCAAAACTATTCGAATCGCTTCCCCAGATATCATTCTTAATTGAGACACCCATGCCCGCCTCATGCATCATATAAGAAAGTATCTCGCATACCGATGAATCCGCGGTGACACCCAGTACTGTTCCTCCAATCAGTTGTCCGGCAAGATCAACATTCATGTTAAATCTGTGTTTGTCGAGTTCTGTCTCGTGTGCTTTTACGTAAGCCTGACTGCCGCAGAGTCCCACTTCTTCGGCTCCAAACCAGAGGAATTCAATCGTACGCCTCGGTGCGTTTTTCGCAAAGTATCTTGCTAGTTCCATAATAATTGCGGCCCCTGCAAGATTATCATATGCTCCTGGCCCCTGTGGAACCGAGTCATAGTGAGCACTCAAAGTCAGGATTTCATCCGGTTGGTCACTGCCTTCAATTTTAACGACAATGTTTCTGGAAGATCGTCTTACTTTTTTTTGTTCCAGAATCAGTTTTACCTGAGCTGCACCTTTCTCAACCAGCTCCACGGCATCTTTATAGTGTACACTCACTCCTTGTATCGGCGTCCTGGCCAAATCTTTCAGACGGAAACTATCCGGTTTTAAGTCTTCTCCCTCGTCATTCGGGGTACCTGATATTGTAACAAAGCCGGCGACTTTGCAATCCACAAGTTTCTCATAAACCGCTTTTTTCACTGGCCCATTAATCATGACAATCTTTCCCCCTGCGCCGGAAAGACTAATATCATCCCCGTTTTCAACATATAAAAACGGTGCTGTAACACCACCTTTAGGAGTGCTGCCACATCTTTGATATCCACTCACCAGATATTCTTTCTCATAAGGCTGTGTGACAATCAGCCTGGCCTGTGTAATCTCATACGCCGAAAACAGAAATTCTTCTGATGTCCCCGTAACACCTGCCTCAGCCAGACTTTGTAATATCTCGTCACCGGCCTTTTCTTCGTTTTCGGTTCCTGCTTCTCTACTGTATTGGAATTTTTCCATAAACTCGTATTGTCTTTTTCCACTAATTTCATCATAAGCCGATTCCATAATCTTCTCCTCCTTTCGTGTTCTTCATATTTCTCTTACGGTCTCCATGATTCGCAGCAGCATATCGCCGGTTCCCACATTATATCCGCTTTGTGCATAGACACAATGGAGCCTTTGGTCTGTAATAAAAATCAGCGGAAGTTTTTCGAAATCGACATACATACGTCTGCCTAACATCTCTATATTCTTTGCAAAGTCATCATAACAAACCTGTATCTTCGGGAACCTGTGAAGTACTTCAAAGATATTCTGATTCTCCAACACTTCTTTCGACCGCACAATAAATATCATACGTTCCTGATACTCTTCATACTCTTCCTGATTCTCCAGGATTTCGTTTAAGATATGCACAGTCGGCTCTCGATTCCCCTCCAGCCAGAAAAATATATATTTATGCCCATCGCTGATTTTGCTTCCGCTGATTTTTTCGCCGTCCTGATCCTCTACAAAGAAATCCGGCATATCAATATCGAGAAGCATATCTGCCAGATTCGCCTGCCTCATCTTAAGAGGAATTTGTTTTTTCTGGTTTCGATCGAGATCAAACTCGAATTTATTCGTCAGAACAGAGCCATTTGGCAGGCGGGCTGCCGTCAGGATCTGATATGTCCCGACTGCAAGATTCAACCGAAGTTGTCCCTCTTTCCACTCATGATCAGAAAGATTCAATGAATAAAAAATTCCATCTTGTTCTCGTGAAATGCTCCAATTCTGATGATAAATCCAGGAATCGTCGGGATCGGAACAAAGCGTCAGTATGCAGTCACAGACATCCTCTTTCAACACCGGAACAAAACGGTCCTCTCTCCAGTATTCCATCGCATCTGTGGCGGGATTTAATCTTGCCGCCAGCCCAAAAGTACGTGCAATAGCGACAAAAAGTACTTTTTTTGATCTGGTACTTGCTGTCTGAAGCCGCATACATGCCGCTGGAACTGTGATGAGATTGTCATACTCTCTCTTAGGATCTGAAGAGATATTCTCATCAATCCATTCCCAGATCTTTTCTGGATCATTTTGAAAACATTTTTTCTCTGTATCAGAAAACTTCTCGGAAATCTCTTTTCGCCAGGTGGTCAGTACTTCGTTCTCCACTCTGGGATTCACCACATATGACATGAATATCTCACTGTTTTGCTCCCAGCTTTCCTGATAAGATAGAGCATACTGCAGATGCTCTTCGAGAACCTTTCGGCTGCAGTCAGCTTGATCTTTTATAGTCAGACACCCAAGCATCTTCTCTCTTTGATCTTTCGTTTTTGGATCTGCACTCAGGAATGTTTCCCTGTCCGGATTCGAAAACCGATTGATCTTTTCCTGGCGAAGCTTAGCAGCATGAGTCAGGCGGATATCGTTTTCTCTGATCCGCTCGATGCTTGGGACCTCCGTGTGAACTGGCATGTCACGCGGAGCGGACAGATCATGGGACACCCATATATTCTTTGAACTATCTTCAACACCTGAGCTTCTTTTTTTATCGGATATAACCACTGTACAGTGTTCTTCTCTTCGCACATCAATGTATGCCTCTCCCAGACGTTTCTCGTGTTCTCCGGATACGACATAGATGCGCAGACTTCCCAGTCCGGTAAAAAGTTGTGTCTTTCCCTCATTGTCTGTTCTTGTCTCTGCAATCGGGACAAATTGCGCATAATTGACAACCTCAAAGAAAACCTGGGCATCCGAAACCGGCCTGTGAGCTTCATCTCTTACTTCGACGGTAATCCTTTTTACGACTGCATAACGGTCCAGTTCGTTTAGCACTGTAACTGTCTGTTTCTTTCCGATCAAGTTTATCTCATCTTGTGCAGAGTCAAACTTTCTGGAATGAATCATCATGGCCCGTGAAGATGCATTCAAAAACCATCCTTGATTTAAAATTGGCTGTGGTTCACAGGCTCCGGTAAAGTACCACGTTCCGTCACACCACATTTCCACCCATGCATGATTATCATCACAGTGTGCCCAGTACGGAGCATATACCTGTCTTGAAGGAATCCCGACACTTCTCAGTGCATTGACCATAAAGGTTGATTCCTCGCCACACCTTCCAATTCCTCTTTGATAAACGCCCAGAGCAGACAGCGTTCTTGCATCTGTACTCTGATAGGTAACCTCTTTGGCACACCAATGATTGACTTCCAGCAAAGCCTCTTTTTTGTCTAAATCCTTGATACGGTCTTTTAGACTCTCATAGAACAGACTCCTGCAGGGACGTATCTCTTCCTCATTGACCCTGTGAAACAGAACATAATTCAGAAAAATGTCCTCTGGCAGACTGCGGACTTCACTATATTCTTCATAAAGCCGATACCCGTGACATGCGTAGTCAAAAAAGTATTCAAACGGATAATTACCGATATCGCTGCAGGGCATGAATGCATAAAGGTACTTTACTGCCAGTGCCACTTCCTGCGTACAGGCAGCAATTTTATCATCTATCTTCGAAAATACTCTCGGAATCTCCTCTTTTCTTATAATATATTCCTTTTCAATTCGCTGCCTGTTTTGCTGTAAAAACATAGTATTCACCTCTTCTGCAGTCTGTTGATTATCTGTCTTGCTTCTTTTATCTTTCCTTCGTCTGTACGCCAGATCTCATATTCACTGATACCGGGCGCTCCCATATTCACGTTCGTTTTTCGGTATGTCATAGGGCTTTCAAGTACAATTTTTCCGGACATATGGTAACACGTGGCACCTGTATATGGGTATAACTCCTCGATAACCTGTGCATTTACTCCACTACCCGCCTGAATGGCAACCTTTCCCTCTGATGCCTGAACCAGTTCCCGGATCAGATCTTTTCCATCGATACAAAGATTTTCCTGTCCGGAAGTTAGAATCGTATCAATCCCCAGATTTATAACCTGATCCAGTGTGGTAAATGGATCCTTACATACATCAAAGGCACGGTGAAGCGTCACAGACATATCCCCACGTTTCTCCATAAGTATGTTCATCCGTTCCATATCCAGCGATCCATCTGCTTTCAGGACGCCGATGACAATCCCATCGGCTCCCATTCTGCGATAGGCATCGACAGCGTCACAGATCAGTTTAAATTCAAAATCTGTATAACAAAAGTCTCCAAATCTTGGCCGGATCAATACATGAATACGTATATCCGTCTTTTTTCGAACCTCGTCAAAAAGCCAGGGATCTGGTGTTGTTCCCCCAATGAGAAGATTCTGGCACAGTTCCAGCCGGTCTGCACCGCCCTTATATGCCGCAACTGCAGATTCTACTGAATCTACACAGGCCTCTAATGTGATATGTTTCATCACCCGTCCTCCTGATAAGTTGAATGATTTTTTTATATTAATGATGTTGGGGTCAAAAGTAATTTGACCCCTTATGATACACGGATTGTTACGCTCTTCGAGCTCTCACAATCCTACAAACATTCGAAATACACCCTAATCGGGTTGCTTTCTCATGTTTGTTCGGGTCCCAAGGTCATGCTTTTTCATGCAAGCATGAAACGCAGGACCTTTTGACCCTGGTATCATATTAATGTAACTTCAAGAACGGTATCTACATCATCCGGCAGAACCGGATCCGGTCCCAAATTAGCGAAGACAATATCCGGATAATCACTGTGAACCCAGCTTGTGGAGACCGGAATCTCTGCTCCTGTAGCCAGCCAACGGATCTTCTCGACTTCTTCTTTCCTGATTCCCATAAGCGGAATCGGTCCTATCGTATTCTCGAAAAGATGAAAGTATAACTTCTTTCCTTTCCTGGTAATCCTTCCATAATCTGGCTTTTCAATCCCGGCTTTTGTGCATCCGTAGATACTTTCACTGTTCTTTTTCATCCATTTTCCAATCGTCTTTAAGATCGCCATTGACTCTTCGGGTATGTTGCCTCTGGCATCCGGTCCGACATTCAATAGCATGTTCCCACCCTTTGACACACACTCTACCAGCTTCTTGATCAACATACCGGCAGGTTTGAAATAATGATCGTTCGCACAATAACCCCAGTTATTATTCATAGTGACACAGGCTTCCCAGATCAGATCCTTCCCGTTCACATCACAAATTCCGTTCGGAGGAATCATCTGTTCCGGACTCACGAAATCTCCGTGATATGGTTTCGGATTGCCCTCAGCCAGAGAGCCATGACCTTCACCGCTTACTTCCAGACGGTTGTCGATGACGACGTCCGGCTGCAGGGATCGAACCATATCCATCAGTTTGGTGGCATGCCACTTTTCCCCTCTCATATCATCATAAGAGAAATCAAACCACAAGACATCCAGTTTCCCATAATTAGTACAAATCTCGCGGACCTGGTTATGCATCAGCTGAAGGTAATTGTCGAAGTTTCTGTTTTCATTTCCGTATGCGGGATTGTTCCTCATTGGGTGGTTTTTATCCCGGTAATGCGGATAATCCGGGTGATACCAGTCCAGAAGAGAGAAGTATAATCCGACTTTTAGTCCCTCTGCCCGGACGGCTTCCACGAATTCTGCGACCAGATCCCGTCCGCACTTTGTATTCGTGGATTTAAATTCTGTATACTTACTGTCAAACAGACAGAATCCATCATGATGTTTTGCAGTCAGAACTACATACTTCATGCCGGCCTCTTTCGCAGCTTTTGCCCATTTATGTGGGTCGTAGTCGGTCGGGTTAAATTCATCAAAATACGGCATGTAATCCTCTTTTGGTATCTCCTCTGTGCTGCGTACCCACTCTCCGCGGGCGGGAATCGCATACAGTCCCCAGTGGATAAACATCCCAAATCGGGCATCTTGATACCACTCCATACGCTTCTCGTATTTTGCCAAGTCAAACTGATACATCCTTCTCCTCCTTTTCCCCTTCATCAAAGACAGGGTAGTGACATTTGATAAAATGTCCTGTGGAAATTTCACGGGTTTTTGGTCTTTCTTTGATACATCTTTCCTGACAATACTTGCATCTTGTGCGGAACAGGCATCCACTGGGCAGATTTGTCGTACTGGGCAGATCTCCCTTCAATATAATCCGGTCTGACTTTTTTGTGGGATCCGGGATCGGAACCGCAGAAAGAAGGGCCCTTGTATATGGATGTCTGGGATGATCGAACAGCTCTTTTTTTGAAGCTGTCTCGACAATCGTTCCCAGATACATAACGGCAATCCGGTCAGCAATCATTTCCACAACACTTAAATCGTGGGAAATGAACAGATACGTAAGATCGTAATTCTTTTGAAGTCTGCTCATCAGATTTAACACCTGAGCCTGTATGGAAACATCCAGTGCCGAAACCGGCTCATCCGCTATAATCAGCTTTGGATGAACGGTCAGCGCTCTGGCAATTCCGATACGTTGTCTCTGACCACCTGAAAATTCATGAGGAAAGCGTTCCCCATGAGCGGGACTTAACCCCACTACTTTCAGGAGCTCATTTACCTGTTTTTTCCGTTCATTCTCTGACGAGTCAGTATGAATCAGAAGGGGCTCTGCGATTAGATCCGAAACCCGGATTCTCGGGTTCAGAGAACCATACGGATCCTGGAATATCATCTGAACATCTGCGCGCAGCGGACGCATCTCATTCTCAGTGAGTTTCGTGATATCTTTTCCATTGAACCAGATTTCTCCTGAATCAGGTGTCAAAAGATGATCAATCAGTCTTCCTGTCGTAGATTTTCCGCATCCGGACTCGCCAACCAGTGCAAATGTCTCCCCGGGCATTATGTCGAATGAAACACCATTAATTGCATGTACCACAGGTTTCTTTGAGAAGAACCCTTTTCCTCCTCCAAATGTTTTTATTACATCTTTTACTGATACAAGGGGTTCACTCATGCCTTTTTCGCCTCCTTTTCTTCTGTATCGTGCAGGACACATCTGCACCGTCTGTGCTCTGCCCCCCAAACGGGAGTGAGATCTGGTTCCCTCTCGCGGCAGACATCCATAGCATATCTACACCTTGGGGCGAACTTGCATCCCTCAGGCATCGCCGCCAGATCCGGAACACTTCCCGGAATAGAGGGCAGAGAGGTCACATTGCTCCCCAGAATCGGAACTGATTCAATCAGCCCCTGTGTATATGGGTGTTTCGGGGAAGCAAACAATTCCTTCACGGGTGCTTCCTCTACAATTCTGCCGGCGTACATCACAATCACCCTGCTGCACATCTCTGCAACAACGCCGAGATCATGTGTGATCATCAAAATTCCCGTGTTTCTTTTTTCCTTGATATTTTCCATCAGCTCCAGTATCTGAGCCTGAATGGTTACATCCAGTGCCGTTGTCGGCTCATCTGCGATCAGAAGATCCGGTTCGCACGACATCGCCATAGCTATCATCACACGCTGGCACATGCCGCCGGATAATTGATGCGGATAACTGGCAAGCGTCATCTCTGGATCCGGAATCCCAACCAACTTTAGAACATCGAATGCACGCTTATGAGCCTCCTCTTTCGAAATGTCATTGTGGAGCAAGATAGCTTCTATAATCTGTTTGGATATCCGCATACACGGATTCAGTGAATTCATGGGTTCCTGGAAAATCATAGAGATCTCATGTCCCCTGATCTTTCTCATCCCCTTTTTATCTGTTTTGAGGATATCGTCTCCATTTAAGAGAACTTCTCCCCCCGATATCTTACTGGTTTTCGGCGGCAGGAGACGCATCACAGATAGTGAAGTCACAGACTTTCCACATCCTGATTCTCCTACCAGCCCCAGTATCTCCCCCTTATCGATATAAAAGGATACATCATTTACAGCGGTTACCCATTCTTTCTCTCGTATAAACTCCGTTCGGAGATTTTTTACATCTAATAATCTTTCAGCCATATCGTTCCTCCTAATTCATTCTCGGATCCAGGGTATCCCGAAGTCCGTCACCTAACAGGTTAAAAGCCAGAACTGTGAGGAAAATCAAAATACCGGGGAACAATACAATATGTGGAGCAGTATTCAGGTAATTTCTGCCCTGTGATAACATAGCCCCCCAGTCAGGCTGTGTCACATTAGCTCCAAAGCCCAGGAAACTCAGGGAAGATGCTGCAAGTATTGCAGTTCCCACCCGCATCGTAAAATTGACAATCACGGACTGGATGGTTCCGGGAAATACATGTATCCACAGAATGCGCCAGTTCTTACATCCGATTGATCTCGCAACCTCGACATACAGGGATTCCTTTACAGAGATGGTGGCACTCCTTATAATTCGGGCAAATGACGGTACCGTAAAAACAGCAACCGCTATGATGACATTCGTAATACCAGGCCCCAGAATTGCAACGATAGCGATTGCAAGCAGAATATCCGGAAACGAAAAAAGTATATCGCAGATCCTCATGATCAGTGAATCAATCCATCCGCCATAATATCCTGCAATCAGGCCAAGAATGATACCAAGGGCTGTCCCGACGATTGTCGCTGACAGGGCAGATGCCAAAGAGAGTCTTGTTCCGACCAGCAGACGGCTGAAGATATCTCTTCCAAATTCATCGGTTCCCCATATGTGTGCAGACGACGGACCCTGAAGAATACTATTGTAATCTGCCTGATCAGCATCGTATGGCGCCACGAACGAGCCAGATACGGCCGCCAAAAGAAGCAGTACAATAAAAAACAGAGAGATCACAGCCGTTTTTCTTTTCAAAAACTTCTGAACAAACTCTTTTCGTCTGCTCTTTTGCACCGGAAGAGCCTCGGCGTCCTCAAATTGGTTCACACTAGTGTTCTTATCTATATCTGACAT comes from the Blautia liquoris genome and includes:
- a CDS encoding M28 family metallopeptidase, which gives rise to MESAYDEISGKRQYEFMEKFQYSREAGTENEEKAGDEILQSLAEAGVTGTSEEFLFSAYEITQARLIVTQPYEKEYLVSGYQRCGSTPKGGVTAPFLYVENGDDISLSGAGGKIVMINGPVKKAVYEKLVDCKVAGFVTISGTPNDEGEDLKPDSFRLKDLARTPIQGVSVHYKDAVELVEKGAAQVKLILEQKKVRRSSRNIVVKIEGSDQPDEILTLSAHYDSVPQGPGAYDNLAGAAIIMELARYFAKNAPRRTIEFLWFGAEEVGLCGSQAYVKAHETELDKHRFNMNVDLAGQLIGGTVLGVTADSSVCEILSYMMHEAGMGVSIKNDIWGSDSNSFAWKGIPAMTLNRDGFGMHTRFDTIDLISPWSLRRSANVLLCIAKNLANIEIFPFARKVPEEMKEKLNMYFDEM
- a CDS encoding transglutaminase-like domain-containing protein produces the protein MFLQQNRQRIEKEYIIRKEEIPRVFSKIDDKIAACTQEVALAVKYLYAFMPCSDIGNYPFEYFFDYACHGYRLYEEYSEVRSLPEDIFLNYVLFHRVNEEEIRPCRSLFYESLKDRIKDLDKKEALLEVNHWCAKEVTYQSTDARTLSALGVYQRGIGRCGEESTFMVNALRSVGIPSRQVYAPYWAHCDDNHAWVEMWCDGTWYFTGACEPQPILNQGWFLNASSRAMMIHSRKFDSAQDEINLIGKKQTVTVLNELDRYAVVKRITVEVRDEAHRPVSDAQVFFEVVNYAQFVPIAETRTDNEGKTQLFTGLGSLRIYVVSGEHEKRLGEAYIDVRREEHCTVVISDKKRSSGVEDSSKNIWVSHDLSAPRDMPVHTEVPSIERIRENDIRLTHAAKLRQEKINRFSNPDRETFLSADPKTKDQREKMLGCLTIKDQADCSRKVLEEHLQYALSYQESWEQNSEIFMSYVVNPRVENEVLTTWRKEISEKFSDTEKKCFQNDPEKIWEWIDENISSDPKREYDNLITVPAACMRLQTASTRSKKVLFVAIARTFGLAARLNPATDAMEYWREDRFVPVLKEDVCDCILTLCSDPDDSWIYHQNWSISREQDGIFYSLNLSDHEWKEGQLRLNLAVGTYQILTAARLPNGSVLTNKFEFDLDRNQKKQIPLKMRQANLADMLLDIDMPDFFVEDQDGEKISGSKISDGHKYIFFWLEGNREPTVHILNEILENQEEYEEYQERMIFIVRSKEVLENQNIFEVLHRFPKIQVCYDDFAKNIEMLGRRMYVDFEKLPLIFITDQRLHCVYAQSGYNVGTGDMLLRIMETVREI
- a CDS encoding copper homeostasis protein CutC produces the protein MKHITLEACVDSVESAVAAYKGGADRLELCQNLLIGGTTPDPWLFDEVRKKTDIRIHVLIRPRFGDFCYTDFEFKLICDAVDAYRRMGADGIVIGVLKADGSLDMERMNILMEKRGDMSVTLHRAFDVCKDPFTTLDQVINLGIDTILTSGQENLCIDGKDLIRELVQASEGKVAIQAGSGVNAQVIEELYPYTGATCYHMSGKIVLESPMTYRKTNVNMGAPGISEYEIWRTDEGKIKEARQIINRLQKR
- a CDS encoding alpha-L-fucosidase, encoding MYQFDLAKYEKRMEWYQDARFGMFIHWGLYAIPARGEWVRSTEEIPKEDYMPYFDEFNPTDYDPHKWAKAAKEAGMKYVVLTAKHHDGFCLFDSKYTEFKSTNTKCGRDLVAEFVEAVRAEGLKVGLYFSLLDWYHPDYPHYRDKNHPMRNNPAYGNENRNFDNYLQLMHNQVREICTNYGKLDVLWFDFSYDDMRGEKWHATKLMDMVRSLQPDVVIDNRLEVSGEGHGSLAEGNPKPYHGDFVSPEQMIPPNGICDVNGKDLIWEACVTMNNNWGYCANDHYFKPAGMLIKKLVECVSKGGNMLLNVGPDARGNIPEESMAILKTIGKWMKKNSESIYGCTKAGIEKPDYGRITRKGKKLYFHLFENTIGPIPLMGIRKEEVEKIRWLATGAEIPVSTSWVHSDYPDIVFANLGPDPVLPDDVDTVLEVTLI
- a CDS encoding ABC transporter ATP-binding protein, with product MSEPLVSVKDVIKTFGGGKGFFSKKPVVHAINGVSFDIMPGETFALVGESGCGKSTTGRLIDHLLTPDSGEIWFNGKDITKLTENEMRPLRADVQMIFQDPYGSLNPRIRVSDLIAEPLLIHTDSSENERKKQVNELLKVVGLSPAHGERFPHEFSGGQRQRIGIARALTVHPKLIIADEPVSALDVSIQAQVLNLMSRLQKNYDLTYLFISHDLSVVEMIADRIAVMYLGTIVETASKKELFDHPRHPYTRALLSAVPIPDPTKKSDRIILKGDLPSTTNLPSGCLFRTRCKYCQERCIKERPKTREISTGHFIKCHYPVFDEGEKEEKDVSV
- a CDS encoding ABC transporter ATP-binding protein — translated: MAERLLDVKNLRTEFIREKEWVTAVNDVSFYIDKGEILGLVGESGCGKSVTSLSVMRLLPPKTSKISGGEVLLNGDDILKTDKKGMRKIRGHEISMIFQEPMNSLNPCMRISKQIIEAILLHNDISKEEAHKRAFDVLKLVGIPDPEMTLASYPHQLSGGMCQRVMIAMAMSCEPDLLIADEPTTALDVTIQAQILELMENIKEKRNTGILMITHDLGVVAEMCSRVIVMYAGRIVEEAPVKELFASPKHPYTQGLIESVPILGSNVTSLPSIPGSVPDLAAMPEGCKFAPRCRYAMDVCREREPDLTPVWGAEHRRCRCVLHDTEEKEAKKA
- a CDS encoding ABC transporter permease yields the protein MSDIDKNTSVNQFEDAEALPVQKSRRKEFVQKFLKRKTAVISLFFIVLLLLAAVSGSFVAPYDADQADYNSILQGPSSAHIWGTDEFGRDIFSRLLVGTRLSLASALSATIVGTALGIILGLIAGYYGGWIDSLIMRICDILFSFPDILLAIAIVAILGPGITNVIIAVAVFTVPSFARIIRSATISVKESLYVEVARSIGCKNWRILWIHVFPGTIQSVIVNFTMRVGTAILAASSLSFLGFGANVTQPDWGAMLSQGRNYLNTAPHIVLFPGILIFLTVLAFNLLGDGLRDTLDPRMN